The Malus domestica chromosome 06, GDT2T_hap1 genome has a segment encoding these proteins:
- the LOC103437982 gene encoding uncharacterized protein, which translates to MGGSRAQVNKQHKTRFASKSSRNLHKTSEKSRIGKTERNVAKGARAARLQRSKMLREQKRAALLKEKRASSGSASPPRVIVLFGLSADANLNSLAEDLLSLLSPQGYEPAFPTVASPEYKLRTTVLKAPHGDLPTCMEMAKVADLVAFVASASSSCEGSTSDYIDSFGSQYLSVFRSLGLPSTVVLIRDLPADMKRRHDSKKICTSSLASEFPEDCKYYPADTKDELHKFMWLFKEQRLSIPHWRSQRAYLMAQKVDMVADDSNLGKCTLLLTGYIRARSLSVNQLVHVSGAGDFQLSKMEILKDPFPLNARKEQDAMDSDEVGDAEVLRSLVPDPLKQEALLVENVPDPLAGEQTWPTEAEMAEAEQSQKQKKKKKRALPRGTSEYQAAWIVDDTDEEESSTDDEADGMILDERDGGYPGQDDNNYSDESDDQASIRDSDGETDVDSVMMEGENLTKEQLENEIRKIKQAHADDEEFPDEVDTPLDIPARKRFAKYRGLKSFRTSSWDPKESLPAEYARIFAFDNFNRTQKNVLAKALGMDQENSDDCATAGSYARLYITEVPASVASKLCMHAKTIPVVACGLLQHESKMSVLHFSIKKHDTFSAPIKSKDELIFHVGFRQFIARPIYSTDNMNSNKHKMERFLHPGRFSMASIYAPISFPPLPLIALKSSEGVAAPPTVAAVGALKCIDPDRIILKKITLTGYPQRVSKLKASVRYMFHNPEDVKWFKPVEVWTKCGRRGRIKEPLGTHGALKCIFNGVLQQSDTVCMSLYKRAYPKWPEHRFPILDA; encoded by the exons ATGGGAGGCTCGCGAGCTCAAGTAAACAAGCAGCACAAGACGCGCTTCGCTTCAAAGTCATCTCGCAATCTCCACAAAACTtcag AGAAGAGTAGGATCGGTAAAACTGAGCGCAATGTTGCCAAGGGAGCTCGGGCGGCTCGCCTTCAGCGGAGCAAGATG CTTCGAGAGCAGAAGCGAGCGGCTCTTTTGAAAGAGAAGAGGGCTTCGAGTGGATCAGCAAGTCCTCCCCGTGTCATT GTTTTGTTCGGGCTTTCTGCTGATGCGAACCTAAATTCACTTGCTGAGGATCTTTTATCCTTGTTATCTCCACAAGGTTATGAACCCGCATTTCCAACAGTTGCTTCTCCTGAGTACAAGCTGAGAACGACG GTACTGAAAGCACCTCATGGCGATCTTCCAACATGTATGGAAATGGCCAAG GTTGCTGATCTCGTCGCCTTTGTGGCATCTGCGAGCTCTTCATGTGAAGGAAGCACGTCTGACTACATTGACTCGTTTGGAAGTCAATATCTTTCTGTTTTTAGGTCCCTTGGTTTACCAAGCACTGTGGTGCTAATTCGT GATCTACCTGCTGACATGAAAAGAAGACATGATTCAAAGAAAATATGTACGTCTAGTCTCGCTTCTGAATTTCCTGAGGATTGTAAATATTATCCAGCTGATACAAAGGATGAGTTGCACAAG TTCATGTGGCTCTTTAAGGAACAAAGGCTTTCAATTCCTCACTGGCGAAGTCAACGGGCTTACCTGATGGCCCAGAAG gTTGATATGGTAGCAGATGATTCCAATTTGGGAAAATGCACCCTTCTCCTTACTGGATATATACGTGCTCGCAGTCTTTCAGTGAACCAACTG GTTCATGTTTCTGGTGCGGGGGATTTCCAGCTGTCCAAAATGGAAATTCTCAAGGATCCATTTCCTTTGAATGCAAGAAAAGAGCAAGATGCCATGGACTCGGATGAAGTGGGTGATGCAGAG gTCCTTCGTTCTTTGGTTCCCGATCCTTTGAAGCAGGAGGCTTTACTAGTTGAGAATGTTCCTGATCCCCTTGCAGGTGAACAG ACATGGCCAACAGAAGCAGAAATGGCTGAGGCTGAACAAAGTCAGaagcaaaaaaagaagaaaaagagggcTCTTCCTCGAGGCACTTCAGAATACCAG GCTGCTTGGATTGTGGATGATACAGATGAAGAGGAGTCAAGTACTGATGATGAAGCTGATGGTATGATATTGGATGAGAGGGACGGTGGTTATCCTGGTCAAGATGACAATAATTATTCAGATGAGAGCGACGATCAAGCTTCAATAAGGGACTCTGATGGAGAAACTGATGTTGATTCAGTGATGATG GAAGGTGAAAACTTGACCAAGGAACAGTTGGAGAATGAGATTCGAAAAATAAAGCAAGCACATGCTGATGATGAGG AATTTCCGGATGAAGTCGATACACCATTAGATATTCCAGCAAGAAAACGTTTTGCAAAGTATAGGGGACTGAAGTCCTTCAGGACCTCTTCATGGGATCCCAAA GAGTCTTTGCCTGCAGAGTACGCCAGAATCTTTGCATTCGATAATTTTAACAGAACACAGAAAAATGTTCTTGCTAAAGCTTTAGGAATGGACCAAGAAAACAGCGATGACTGCGCCACAGCGGGCTCATATGCAAGGCTGTATATCACAGAAGTGCCAGCTAGCGTTGCTTCTAAATTATGTATGCATGCGAAGACAATTCCTGTTGTAGCATGTGGTCTTTTGCAGCATGAGTCCAAGATGTCTGTACTTCATTTCAG CATAAAGAAGCACGACACGTTCAGTGCTCCTATCAAATCCAAGGACGAATTAATATTTCATGTTGGCTTTCGCCAATTCATTGCCAG GCCAATATATTCAACTGACAACATGAACTCGAACAAGCATAAAATGGAGAGGTTTCTACATCCAGGACGTTTTTCCATGGCTTCTATTTatgccccaatctcttttcctcCACTTCCTTTGATAGCTTTGAAGAGTTCTGAAGGGGTAGCCGCTCCACCTACAGTAGCTGCTGTTGGTGCACTGAAATGCATTGACCCTGACAGAATTATACTAAAGAAGATTACTTTAACCGG TTACCCTCAACGAGTATCAAAACTGAAAGCTTCTGTAAGATACATGTTCCATAACCCAGAGGACGTTAAATGGTTCAAG CCTGTTGAAGTATGGACCAAATGTGGTCGTCGTGGTCGCATCAAGGAGCCTCTTGGTACACACG GGGCATTGAAATGCATCTTCAATGGGGTCCTCCAGCAGAGTGACACCGTATGCATGAGTTTGTACAAGCGTGCGTATCCCAAGTGGCCGGAACACCGCTTCCCAATTCTCGATGCTTGA
- the LOC103437979 gene encoding uncharacterized protein has product MIQRFVDNVIAVTKESVKTFTYESLNNVVRLINGISALLLTFLPGKANILEGIHGWELRPTFRGPRFPRWMENGVSSFNHFVHELSVDSDSDGSNLDYAYGDEDSDYDISPASPSSQCSRASRASSFSKHDRRWSWWMWIRYIFFWILFPARFLLGIPVRILQLSYSRSSKASAAPGSNEASQTISKVQILKDHIVHRTTDRRRGVIEDLHLAIEIFIEAIFDVVHKAAHFVLSPSVAFKTLSGWCSLSSGGVQYSHGNDSEVTVPTASLGENDPALKERNTSFQHSLNTDARTCQDVITELGYPYEAIHVITNDGYVLLLERLPRRDSRKAVYLQHGVFDSSMGWVSNGVVGSPAFAAYDQGYDVFLGNFRGLVSREHVNKNISSRQYWQYSINEHGTQDIPAMIEKIHQVKTAELKLSQPDLDEETNDGQPYKLCAICHSLGGAAVLMYVITQRIEEKPHRLSRLVLLSPAGFHGDSTFMFTIMEHVFLLLAPLLAPLVPGFYIPTRFFRMLLNKLARDFHNYPAVGGLVQTLMSYFVGGDSSNWVGVLGLPHYNMNDMPGVSFRVALHLAQMKRAGKFRMFDYGSASANMEVYGCPEPFDLGEYYGLIDVPVDLVAGRKDKVIRPSMVRKHYKLMKESDVDVSYNEFEYAHLDFTFSHREELLAYVMSRLLLVEPTPKQQSSQKAVKLKKRTPATS; this is encoded by the exons ATGATTCAACGGTTCGTTGACAACGTCATCGCCGTCACCAAAGA GTCTGTGAAGACGTTCACGTACGAATCGCTGAACAATGTCGTGCGGCTGATCAATGGAATTTCGGCTCTGTTGCTGACGTTTCTGCCGGGGAAGGCGAACATTCTCGAAGGCATTCATGGATGGGAGCTCAGGCCAACGTTTCGGGGACCCAGATTTCCTCGCTGGATGGAGAA TGGGGTGTCCTCTTTCAATCATTTTGTACACGAGCTTTCTGTGGATTCCGATTCTGATGGTTCGAACCTTGATTATGCATACGGAGATGAAGATAGTGATTACGACATATCTCCTGCATCACCATCCTCTCAATGTTCAAGAGCCTCGCGGGCTTCTAGTTTCAGCAAGCACGATAGGCGCTGGTCGTGGTGGATGTGGATCAGATACATATTTTTCTGGATTCTGTTTCCCGCGAGGTTTTTGCTCGGGATTCCAGTTCGCATTTTGCAGTTGTCTTATTCTAGATCATCAAAAGCCTCTGCTGCACCAGGAAGCAATGAGGCTTCACAAACGATAAGTAAAGTACAGATTCTCAAGGATCACATTGTTCACCGAACCACTGATAGGAGGCGTGGAGTCATTGAG GATCTTCACCTAGCAATCGAGATATTCATAGAAGCTATTTTTGATGTTGTTCACAAGGCGGCACATTTTGTTCTTTCACCTTCGGTGGCTTTTAAAACACTATCAGGATGGTGTTCACTGAGCAGCGGTGGTGTTCAATATAGTCATGGTAATGATTCAGAAGTTACTGTTCCCACAGCTTCACTTGGAGAGAATGATCCAGCTCTTAAAGAAAGGAATACTTCTTTTCAGCATTCGCTAAATACCGATGCTCGTACTTGTCAGGATGTCATAACAGAGCTTGG GTACCCATATGAAGCTATTCATGTGATCACCAATGATGGCTATGTTCTTCTCTTGGAAAGACTCCCGAG ACGTGATTCCCGGAAAGCTGTTTATCTTCAACATGGAGTATTTGATTCATCTATGGG ATGGGTGTCTAATGGGGTGGTTGGTTCACCAGCATTTGCAGCTTACGATCAAG GATATGATGTTTTCCTTGGGAACTTTCGTGGCTTGGTTTCTAGGGAACATGttaacaaaaatatttcctCACGACA GTATTGGCAGTACTCCATTAATGAGCACGGGACTCAGGATATTCCTGCAATGATAGAGAAGATTCACCAAGTTAAAACTGCTGAATTGAAACTTAGTCAACCTGATCTTGATGAAGAAACAAATGATGGTCAACCTTACAAACTCTGTGCAATTTGCCATAGCTTGGGAGGAGCAGCAGTACTTATGTACGTTATAACACAGAGAATAGAAGAGAAACCACACAGACTCTCCAGATTGGTTTTACTATCACCTGCTGGCTTCCATGGTGATTCCACCTTTATGTTTACGATTATGGAgcatgtttttcttttattggcTCCTCTTCTGGCTCCTCTTGTGCCTGGTTTTTACATACCAACCAGGTTCTTTCGCATGCTTCTGAACAAGTTGGCGCGAGACTTCCATAACTATCCCGCTGTTGGGGGACTGGTTCAGACCTTAATGAGTTATTTTGTTGGTGGGGATAGCTCAAATTGGGTCGGCGTGTTAGGGTTACCACATTATAACATGAATGACATGCCGGGGGTATCATTCCGAGTGGCTCTCCATCTTGCACAAATGAAGCGTGCAGGGAAGTTTAGAATGTTTGATTATGGGAGTGCTTCTGCTAATATGGAGGTGTACGGATGTCCAGAGCCATTCGACTTGGGGGAGTACTATGGGCTTATTGATGTTCCTGTTGATCTGGTTGCTGGAAGAAAGGACAAGGTTATACGGCCATCGATGGTCAGAAAACATTATAAGttgatgaaggaatctgatgttGACGTATCCTACAATGAGTTTGAGTACGCCCATCTGGACTTCACATTTTCACACCGAGAAGAACTCTTGGCATATGTCATGTCACGCTTGCTGCTTGTTGAGCCAACTCCAAAGCAGCAATCCAGTCAGAAGGCCGTAAAGTTGAAGAAGAGAACCCCAGCTACTAGTTGA
- the LOC103437978 gene encoding carbon catabolite repressor protein 4 homolog 3, translating into MRCDASSWLCGGHVSVATTAPTATTASPSSSFLCKTTVSCCTAAPKGSSSSSSSSTGYETSRPWYKQEQYSHAPPDVVRHWIQAENQPLASRDRFSVASYNILGDRNAFWHRDMYRNVPSKYLKWDHRRRVICDELAEWNPDIMCLQEVDKYFELSEILAKVGYVGSYKRRTGGSVDGCAIFWKPDNFRLLEEESIEFKGYGLGDNVAQLSVFETQKAESRNVVIGNIHVLYNPTRGEAKLGQIRFLISRAKILSERWGNAPVVLCGDFNITPKSAIYKFLSKSELNIMLYDRRELSGQRDCHPAKVLGAKQEISSPLTMIDGLLKHCWTDEEIRVATGDADSHLVVHPMKLNSSYATVQGSTRTRDPNGEPAATTYHSKFLGTVDYLWYSDGLVPTRVIDTVPVDVLQKIGSLPCKKVGSDHLALVTEFAFKPGTNEDNKETAASSSRTAFSKL; encoded by the exons ATGCGGTGCGACGCTTCCTCTTGGCTCTGCGGTGGCCACGTTTCCGTCGCAACAACCGCACCGACTGCCACCACCGCTAgcccctcctcctcctttctCTGCAAGACCACCGTTTCTTGCTGCACCGCCGCTCCTAAAGGCTCGTCCTCCTCATCATCGTCGTCTACTGGTTACGAGACTAGTCGTCCGTGGTACAAGCAGGAACAGTACAGTCATGCTCCGCCGGACGTCGTACGCCATTGGATCCAAGCAGAAAATCAACCACTCGCTTCTCGAG ATAGATTTTCTGTTGCATCATATAACATTTTGGGGGATCGAAATGCTTTCTGGCATAGAGATATGTACCGGAATGTGCCTTCCAAATATCTCAAATGGGACCATCGTAGGAGGGTCATATGCGATGAACTTGCGGAATGGAACCCTGATATAATGTGTTTGCAA GAAGTAGACAAGTATTTTGAGCTCTCGGAGATTCTAGCGAAAGTGGGATATGTCGGATCATATAAG AGACGCACTGGAGGTTCCGTTGATGGTTGCGCTATTTTCTGGAAACCTGATAA TTTTCGGTTGTTGGAGGAAGAGAGTATTGAATTCAAGGGCTATGGACTTGGTGACAACGTTGCGCAACTCTCGGTTTTTGAG ACGCAAAAAGCTGAATCAAGAAATGTAGTGATCGGTAACATCCACGTGCTTTATAACCCAACCCGAGGGGAAGCAAAATTAGGCCAG ATACGTTTTCTCATATCAAGGGCGAAAATCCTCTCAGAGAGATGGGGTAATGCCCCTGTTGTCCTTTGCGGCGATTTCAATATCACTCCTAAG AGTGCAATATACAAGTTCTTGTCAAAATCTGAG ctgaATATCATGTTATATGACAGAAGAGAGTTATCTGGGCAGAGAGATTGTCATCCTGCTAAAGTTTTGGGTGCCAAACAAGAAATTAGCAGTCCACTTACAATGATAGACGG ATTGCTGAAGCACTGCTGGACAGATGAAGAAATTAGAGTTGCAACCGGAGATGCCGATAGCCATTTAGTTGTGCATCCGATGAAGCTTAACAGTTCCTATGCCACGGTGCAG GGTTCTACAAGAACACGGGACCCCAATGGTGAACCTGCAGCTACTACCTACCACTCAAAATTTCTTGGAACCGTTGACTACTTATG GTACTCTGATGGACTTGTGCCCACTAGAGTTATAGACACCGTTCCAGTTGATGTTCTGCAAAAGATTGGTAGCCTCCCTTGCAAG AAAGTGGGAAGCGATCACTTGGCCTTAGTTACGGAGTTCGCCTTCAAACCGGGCACAAACGAAGACAACAAAGAAACTGCTGCATCGTCAAGCAGAACAGCGTTTTCCAAGCTTTAG
- the LOC103437977 gene encoding cytochrome P450 CYP94D108-like, which translates to MELLSLQSFLLFLFPSIYLYFHFFASPKKYKHTGFKYYPIIGTLPEFLKNRHRFLEWTTEILINCPTSTAIFSRPVKIRGIITANPANVEHMLKTNFKNYPKGERVISLLQGFLGGGIFNSDGELWMVQRKTASYAFSTKSLRNFVMENVRFEIGLRLIPCLDTAAETGRGLDLQDVLERFAFDNVCKLAFNVDPNCLAIGGKSESADIDSNSDQFMQAFEEAATLSSGRFLYALRIMQQIKSFLNVGSERRLKDSISTVHNFADNIIKSRISDERSEDRPDLLSLFIGIPENNSSPEFLRDIVISIILAGRDTTSSALTWFFWLLSSRPHVERAILKELETIRVRNGKRIGDIYDLDELRDMHYLHAAISEAMRLYPPVPVDTKACLNDDVLPDGTFVGKGWFVTYHAYAMGRMEKIWGKNCREYLPERWLTEDGTCRQENVFRYPIFHAGPRMCLGKDLAYIQMKSIAASVMEGFEIDVQDRDTCPEHLLSLTLRMKGGLPVSVRRRRCVADDR; encoded by the coding sequence ATGGAACTCCTCTCTCTACAgtccttcctcctcttcctcttcccctCTATCTACCTTTACTTCCACTTCTTCGCTTCGCCGAAGAAATACAAACACACCGGCTTCAAATACTACCCGATTATCGGAACCCTACCGGAATTCCTAAAAAACCGCCACCGGTTTCTCGAATGGACAACCGAAATCCTCATCAACTGCCCCACCAGCACCGCCATCTTCAGCCGCCCAGTCAAAATCCGTGGCATCATCACCGCCAACCCTGCCAACGTCGAGCACATGCTGAAAACCAACTTCAAAAACTACCCGAAAGGCGAAAGGGTCATATCCCTCCTTCAAGGCTTTCTCGGCGGCGGAATCTTCAACTCCGACGGCGAGCTCTGGATGGTCCAGAGGAAGACCGCCAGCTACGCCTTCAGCACGAAATCGCTCCGGAACTTCGTGATGGAAAACGTTAGGTTTGAGATTGGGTTGAGGCTAATCCCGTGTTTGGACACAGCCGCTGAAACGGGACGTGGTTTGGACTTGCAAGACGTTTTGGAGCGCTTTGCGTTCGACAACGTTTGCAAGTTGGCTTTTAACGTCGACCCGAATTGTCTCGCAATCGGCGGAAAATCTGAGTCCGCCGATATCGATTCCAATTCAGATCAGTTCATGCAGGCATTTGAAGAAGCAGCCACGCTTAGTTCTGGGAGATTTTTGTATGCGCTTCGGATTATGCAACAGATTAAGAGCTTTTTGAACGTTGGATCAGAGAGGAGGCTAAAAGATTCAATATCGACCGTCCATAATTTCGCGGATAACATAATAAAGTCAAGAATTAGCGACGAACGGTCGGAGGATCGTCCCGATTTGTTGTCCCTGTTTATCGGTATTCCCGAAAACAACAGCTCGCCCGAGTTTCTCCGCGATATCGTGATAAGCATCATTCTGGCGGGCCGAGACACGACATCATCGGCTCTGACATGGTTTTTCTGGCTCCTGTCGTCCAGACCTCACGTGGAGCGCGCCATTTTAAAGGAGCTCGAAACGATTCGGGTCCGAAACGGGAAACGTATCGGCGATATTTACGATTTGGACGAGCTCCGAGACATGCACTATTTGCACGCGGCGATTTCTGAGGCGATGCGGCTGTACCCTCCAGTACCGGTCGACACGAAGGCTTGTCTAAACGACGACGTCCTGCCGGACGGTACGTTCGTGGGGAAGGGATGGTTCGTGACGTACCATGCCTACGCAATGGGGAGGATGGAGAAGATATGGGGGAAGAACTGCCGTGAGTATCTGCCGGAGCGGTGGCTGACGGAGGACGGCACGTGTCGGCAGGAGAATGTTTTTCGGTATCCGATATTTCATGCCGGGCCAAGGATGTGTCTCGGGAAGGATTTGGCGTACATTCAGATGAAGTCGATTGCTGCGTCCGTGATGGAGGGGTTTGAGATCGACGTTCAGGATAGGGACACGTGTCCTGAGCACCTGTTGTCATTGACTCTCAGGATGAAAGGTGGACTGCCAGTGAGTGTGAGGAGGAGGAGATGTGTTGCTGATGATCGTTGA